One genomic window of Magnolia sinica isolate HGM2019 chromosome 3, MsV1, whole genome shotgun sequence includes the following:
- the LOC131240727 gene encoding uncharacterized protein LOC131240727 — protein MAIKLKLLIDKEKNRVVLAESDEYFVDTLFSFLTIPIGSVVRLSSGKSNIGCMDALQESVKNLDSRYLQTEAVREMLLCPRSACEARTKDLALNVDTELTRYYRCTSSCIARCKPLFSTVKNVRCRCGQVMANEVVLEKSKPAADGINEGVFVKETMRFIIGDDLRVSPISTETSLSQLVKHGIRDWTTLEEKSVDVGANEALHILRRLFVSTTPLTDVFLRKPEALEDAFDSLKLSPEDIVIDKKDTRKEMSLKLLINKSNNKVVYAEATIDFLDLLISFLTFPLGSVVKLLGPGSSIGCLDNLHKSVEDLSGGDDCIISEDCRAMLLDPKLSLHSGCDSQLLPVVEAGPKTIDSSKFSSCFVCGADNNDHYYFGCSGATNREFHFINPKVSGAATECGGGFVKGPNMKFMVTDGLDVKPLSFISGIPILYRFNVPISDVQKRVVSVGVEEALSLLKASLFSRTVLSDVFCQKNANQSEIKLERK, from the exons ATGGCTATCAAGTTGAAGCTGTTGATTGACAAGGAGAAAAACCGAGTGGTGCTTGCCGAATCCGACGAGTACTTTGTTGATACCCTCTTCAGCTTCTTGACAATACCAATAGGTTCTGTAGTGCGACTCAGCAGCGGGAAATCCAATATTGGATGCATGGATGCATTGCAAGAGAGTGTAAAGAATCTCGATTCTCGGTATCTACAGACAGAGGCTGTGAGGGAGATGTTGCTCTGCCCGAGAAGCGCGTGTGAAGCTCGAACCAAGGATCTAGCACTAAATGTCGATACGGAGCTGACAAGGTATTACAGATGTACATCATCATGTATCGCAAGGTGCAAACCCTTGTTCAGTACTGTTAAGAATGTCCGATGTCGCTGTGGACAAGTGATGGCTAACGAGGTGGTTCTTGAGAAGTCAAAGCCGGCTGCGGACGGTATCAATGAGGGAGTCTTTGTGAAGGAAACAATGAGGTTTATCATAGGCGATGATCTACGGGTGAGCCCCATTTCCACGGAGACCTCCCTGTCTCAGCTTGTCAAGCATGGTATCAGGGACTGGACTACTCTCGAGGAGAAGAGTGTGGACGTGGGTGCCAATGAG GCTTTACATATACTGAGACGATTGTTCGTCTCCACCACACCTTTGACGGACGTGTTTCTGCGGAAGCCTGAGGCTCTTGAGGATGCTTTTGACTCCCTAAAGTTAAGCCCCGAAGACATTGTCATAGATAAGAAAGACACTAGAAAGGAAATGAGTTTGAAGCTTCTGATCAACAAATCCAATAACAAGGTGGTGTACGCAGAGGCCACAATTGACTTTTTGGACCTTCTAATCAGCTTCCTCACCTTCCCTCTTGGATCCGTAGTAAAGCTCTTGGGCCCAGGTTCTTCTATCGGATGTTTGGATAATTTGCACAAAAGCGTGGAGGATTTGAGCGGTGGCGACGATTGTATCATATCGGAGGATTGCAGGGCCATGCTACTAGACCCCAAGCTATCGCTACATTCAGGTTGTGACTCCCAGCTACTGCCAGTCGTGGAGGCAGGCCCTAAGACAATCGACTCGTCTAAGTTTAGTAGTTGTTTTGTCTGTGGCGCAGACAATAATGACCACTACTACTTTGGCTGCAGTGGTGCCACGAACCGAGAATTCCATTTCATAAATCCGAAGGTGAGTGGTGCGGCCACAGAGTGTGGAGGAGGATTTGTGAAGGGACCAAATATGAAGTTTATGGTAACGGACGGGTTGGATGTGAAGCCTCTATCGTTTATTTCGGGCATTCCCATCCTTTACAGATTCAACGTGCCCATCAGCGATGTACAGAAGCGAGTAGTAAGCGTGGGCGTGGAAGAG GCTCTCTCTCTCCTTAAGGCTTCTTTGTTCTCCAGGACAGTTCTGAGCGATGTCTTCTGTCAGAAGAATGCAAATCAATCTGAAATCAAATTGGAACGCAAATGA